One genomic region from Anabaena sp. PCC 7108 encodes:
- the cobM gene encoding precorrin-4 C(11)-methyltransferase, with translation MSEYMRNLSDKAQLNSLAAAVYIVGAGPGDPDLLTVKAHKLLARADVILFADSLVPAQILDICRSDAEIIQTANKTLEEILPIMIERVRSHKSVVRLHSGDPSLYSAIQEQMQLLAADHIPFEVIPGISAFQAAAAQLKIELTIPGLVQTIILTRISGRTEVPATEELATLAAHQASICLYLSARHVAEAQAKLLEHYPPQTQVAICFRVGWPDEKIRVVPLAEMANCTHQEQLLRTTLYIISPALLAVNGRSRLYHPEHNHLFRSSHH, from the coding sequence ATGAGTGAATATATGCGTAATTTGAGTGATAAAGCTCAGTTAAATTCCTTAGCAGCCGCTGTCTATATTGTGGGTGCAGGACCGGGAGATCCTGATTTATTAACGGTTAAAGCGCACAAACTCTTGGCCAGGGCTGATGTAATTTTATTTGCTGATTCCTTAGTACCAGCACAGATTTTAGATATTTGTCGCTCAGATGCGGAGATCATTCAAACTGCCAATAAGACTTTAGAAGAGATTTTACCGATTATGATTGAAAGGGTGCGATCGCATAAATCTGTGGTTCGTCTTCATTCTGGTGATCCTAGTCTCTACAGTGCCATACAAGAGCAAATGCAGCTTTTAGCAGCAGATCATATCCCCTTTGAAGTTATCCCTGGAATCAGTGCCTTTCAAGCCGCAGCCGCTCAACTGAAAATCGAACTAACTATCCCTGGGTTGGTACAGACTATTATCCTTACCCGCATTAGTGGCCGCACAGAGGTTCCCGCTACAGAAGAATTAGCCACTTTAGCAGCACATCAGGCTAGTATCTGTTTATATCTAAGTGCGCGTCATGTTGCTGAGGCACAAGCTAAACTACTAGAACATTATCCACCACAAACCCAAGTAGCCATTTGTTTTCGTGTTGGTTGGCCTGATGAAAAAATCCGGGTTGTCCCACTTGCGGAAATGGCTAACTGTACCCATCAAGAACAATTGCTACGGACTACACTTTATATAATTAGTCCTGCACTCTTAGCAGTAAATGGACGCTCTCGTTTATACCACCCTGAACATAATCATTTATTTCGTTCATCTCATCATTAA
- the coaD gene encoding pantetheine-phosphate adenylyltransferase: protein MIAIYPGSFDPITLGHLDIIRRSSRLFEQVIVAVLGNPNKMPLFTVQQRLAQIRLTTKHLPNVEVDSFNGLTVNYANLRQAQVLIRGLRAVSDFEIELQMAHTNKTLSTQIETVFLATSNEYSFLSSSVVKEIAKFGGSVDHLVPPHIALDIYQCYNQNSPVLSPITTETILSPRSIPMDNQG, encoded by the coding sequence GTGATTGCGATTTATCCTGGTAGTTTTGATCCCATTACCTTGGGACACCTTGACATAATTCGGCGCAGTAGTCGGCTGTTTGAGCAGGTGATAGTCGCTGTATTGGGAAATCCTAACAAAATGCCACTGTTTACAGTGCAGCAAAGGTTAGCACAGATTCGCCTAACTACAAAACATTTACCAAATGTGGAAGTAGATAGCTTTAATGGTTTGACTGTCAACTATGCCAATTTGCGACAAGCACAAGTTTTAATCAGGGGTTTAAGAGCAGTTTCTGACTTTGAAATCGAGCTACAAATGGCGCACACTAATAAAACACTTTCGACTCAGATAGAGACGGTTTTTCTGGCCACCTCGAATGAGTATAGTTTTTTAAGTAGTAGTGTGGTAAAAGAGATTGCAAAGTTTGGTGGCTCTGTTGATCATCTTGTTCCTCCACACATTGCCCTGGATATATACCAATGCTACAACCAAAACTCTCCAGTCCTGAGTCCAATCACAACGGAAACAATCCTCTCCCCCAGGAGCATCCCAATGGACAACCAGGGGTAG
- the lgt gene encoding prolipoprotein diacylglyceryl transferase, protein MELDFSALPLAFQFTSPGPILVKIGPIVIRWYGLLIASAVLIGVSLSQYLAKRRHVNPDLLSDLSIWLVIGAIPAARIYYVLFQWSEYSQHPERIIAIWQGGIAIHGAIIGGVTAALIFAKLKHISFWQLTDLVAPSLILGQAIGRWGNFFNSEAFGGPTSLPWKLYIPPERRPLSLANFEYFHPTFLYESLWDLMVFALLLTLFFRTLSNRPRLKLGTLFLVYWVAYSLGRFWIEGLRTDSLMLGPLRIAQIVSLSGIIFGIIGLAWLYLLKRSLPDVVPPSKSDIVSG, encoded by the coding sequence ATGGAACTGGATTTTTCGGCATTGCCCTTAGCGTTTCAATTTACTTCTCCCGGACCGATTCTGGTAAAAATAGGACCAATAGTTATCCGCTGGTATGGCTTGTTGATTGCCTCGGCTGTGTTAATTGGTGTGAGTCTTTCCCAATACTTAGCAAAGCGTCGTCACGTTAATCCAGATTTACTCAGCGATTTGTCCATTTGGCTGGTAATTGGCGCTATTCCAGCAGCTAGGATATATTATGTTTTGTTTCAATGGTCAGAATACTCTCAACACCCAGAGCGAATAATTGCTATTTGGCAGGGAGGTATTGCCATACATGGTGCGATTATCGGTGGTGTAACTGCGGCGTTAATCTTTGCCAAACTTAAACACATATCTTTCTGGCAATTAACCGATTTGGTAGCGCCTTCGTTGATTTTAGGGCAAGCGATTGGACGTTGGGGAAATTTTTTCAACTCTGAAGCTTTTGGTGGTCCCACAAGTTTACCTTGGAAATTATATATTCCCCCAGAGCGTCGTCCCCTCAGCTTGGCTAATTTTGAATATTTCCATCCCACCTTTCTCTATGAGTCTTTGTGGGATTTAATGGTGTTTGCCCTGCTGCTGACTTTATTTTTTCGCACTCTATCTAATCGCCCACGGCTGAAGCTAGGGACGCTATTTCTAGTTTACTGGGTGGCTTATAGCTTAGGACGCTTTTGGATAGAAGGCTTACGCACAGATAGCTTGATGCTAGGTCCGCTGAGAATTGCCCAAATAGTCAGTTTAAGTGGCATTATTTTCGGAATAATTGGTTTAGCTTGGCTTTATTTGCTAAAACGCTCTTTACCCGATGTAGTTCCCCCCTCAAAGAGTGATATTGTATCTGGTTGA